A section of the Methanobacterium formicicum DSM 3637 genome encodes:
- a CDS encoding ATP-grasp domain-containing protein, whose amino-acid sequence MEKILLVGVNTRAVACSLKKLGYKVYSADYFGTMDLRSCADHVESVLNQKPHISCGKFTQRFNPQLIQEMAMKMVNEVDGIISCAGSSPSWFPGHKIIGNKDVEGVEDKFFLYQKLKKHFLVPETHRPADIYEAAEIARNAPAKKFILKPRSGAGGYGVRVFNDHDLEGVHDLEGVHDLGGIGVTEEINSHDWIMQEFIDGENISASVLSAEDEASTILTSTQIIGDTMLGQKEPFGYCGNIVPYTGDMKISEIASKVVAHLSLIGSNGVDFILKNGELYVIEVNPRLQGTFECAELAMDTNMAHAHLEACQGHLVKVPPPSRFAVKMVVHASERSQVGDLNFPGVCDLPFPGVIIEKGEPMVTVLSSGDIMENTLYSARKTIQKVYSAVTHGPGI is encoded by the coding sequence ATGGAAAAAATTCTTTTAGTGGGTGTAAACACCCGTGCCGTGGCTTGCTCACTTAAAAAGTTAGGATACAAAGTTTACTCTGCTGATTATTTTGGAACCATGGATCTAAGATCTTGTGCGGACCATGTAGAATCAGTATTAAATCAAAAACCACACATTTCCTGTGGTAAATTTACCCAACGCTTCAACCCTCAACTTATCCAGGAAATGGCCATGAAAATGGTAAATGAAGTGGATGGTATTATCTCTTGTGCAGGATCATCTCCTTCCTGGTTTCCAGGCCACAAGATCATTGGAAACAAGGATGTTGAGGGGGTTGAAGATAAATTTTTCCTTTACCAGAAACTTAAAAAACATTTCCTCGTTCCAGAAACACATCGTCCTGCTGATATATATGAAGCTGCAGAAATTGCCAGGAACGCACCGGCTAAAAAATTTATTTTAAAACCACGATCTGGAGCAGGTGGTTATGGGGTGCGAGTTTTCAATGATCATGATCTAGAAGGTGTTCATGATCTAGAAGGTGTTCATGATCTTGGAGGAATAGGTGTAACCGAAGAAATTAACTCTCATGACTGGATAATGCAGGAGTTCATTGATGGTGAAAATATCAGTGCATCAGTTCTATCTGCTGAAGATGAGGCCAGTACTATACTCACCAGTACCCAGATCATTGGTGATACCATGCTGGGTCAGAAGGAGCCCTTTGGATACTGTGGTAACATCGTCCCCTACACCGGTGATATGAAAATCTCTGAAATTGCCTCAAAAGTAGTGGCCCACCTATCCCTAATAGGCTCTAATGGTGTAGATTTCATATTAAAAAATGGTGAACTATACGTGATTGAAGTCAACCCCCGGCTGCAGGGAACATTTGAATGTGCAGAGCTAGCAATGGATACGAATATGGCTCACGCTCACCTGGAAGCATGCCAGGGGCACCTGGTGAAAGTTCCACCTCCCAGTAGGTTTGCAGTTAAGATGGTGGTCCATGCCAGTGAAAGATCACAGGTGGGTGATTTGAACTTCCCTGGAGTTTGTGACCTACCATTTCCAGGAGTGATAATTGAAAAAGGAGAACCCATGGTCACAGTTTTAAGTTCAGGGGATATAATGGAAAATACGCTATATTCAGCTAGAAAAACTATTCAAAAGGTTTACAGTGCTGTAACCCATGGTCCTGGGATTTAA
- a CDS encoding DUF61 family protein: MRRGDQNQNDRLLKKQIMVLNRHIPRRRKTLKELLEEDRPHVLGTDGSRHRFKKNELNKIASIIPKTSQAQLKLPLYIEISSEMSGSRIKGKLECMLVCEILGNDYCGEEIYIYRGDVRVVRRELPTTSQYIFLVK, encoded by the coding sequence ATGAGGCGAGGAGATCAAAATCAGAATGATAGACTCTTAAAAAAACAGATCATGGTCTTAAATCGTCACATTCCCCGGCGAAGGAAAACCTTAAAAGAGCTTTTAGAAGAAGATAGACCACATGTACTGGGGACCGATGGATCGCGGCATCGTTTCAAGAAAAATGAACTTAATAAAATCGCATCAATCATTCCAAAAACATCACAGGCGCAGTTAAAGCTACCCCTATATATTGAGATAAGTTCCGAGATGAGTGGTTCTAGAATTAAAGGAAAACTGGAATGCATGTTGGTATGTGAGATTCTGGGGAATGATTATTGTGGTGAAGAAATCTATATTTACCGGGGTGATGTAAGGGTAGTTAGAAGAGAGTTACCCACCACTTCACAGTACATTTTCCTGGTAAAATAA
- a CDS encoding DUF22 domain-containing protein, which produces MVRIITRLDQVKKEQKKHAKPAIDFEMGNISGKVRAIIAAEEKEFKAGETKPVQIKKIDINANHICFISAYGTNKYGHTMAVGEETYLPISMERTADHALFAAALDYQVEKDDLLGILILLPVELNF; this is translated from the coding sequence ATGGTTAGAATAATAACCCGACTGGACCAGGTTAAAAAAGAGCAAAAAAAACATGCCAAACCTGCCATTGACTTCGAGATGGGAAACATCTCCGGAAAAGTTAGGGCAATAATTGCCGCTGAAGAAAAGGAGTTCAAGGCAGGGGAAACCAAACCAGTCCAGATCAAAAAGATCGACATCAACGCTAACCACATCTGTTTCATCAGCGCTTACGGTACCAACAAGTACGGACACACCATGGCTGTAGGCGAAGAAACATACCTTCCCATAAGCATGGAACGAACAGCAGACCATGCACTTTTTGCAGCAGCACTGGACTACCAAGTGGAAAAAGATGATTTATTAGGTATTTTAATACTCTTACCTGTGGAATTAAACTTCTAA
- a CDS encoding V-type ATP synthase subunit D, translating to MAQEMIEGINPTRMELLKLKQREKLAVKGHSLLKEKRNALIMEFFNILERVKGSRDEVTEKLQEAYQDLTAAQVMMGDLSVKKAAMSVTESVELDIDSRSVMGVVVPVIESEITKRTMVERGYGFMDTSVKLDEAARKFEESLQLIIELGEIEKTIMLLAGEIESTKRRVNALEHIIIPRLENTVKYIEMRLEEMERENFVRLKMIKKTMEEAEEAL from the coding sequence ATGGCACAAGAAATGATAGAAGGCATCAATCCAACACGGATGGAACTTCTAAAACTAAAACAGCGTGAAAAACTCGCAGTCAAAGGGCACAGTCTCCTTAAAGAGAAACGAAACGCCCTGATCATGGAGTTTTTCAACATCCTGGAAAGGGTTAAAGGATCCCGTGACGAAGTCACCGAGAAACTGCAGGAAGCCTACCAGGACTTAACAGCTGCCCAGGTAATGATGGGTGATCTGTCTGTTAAGAAAGCTGCCATGTCCGTCACTGAATCTGTGGAATTAGACATTGATTCCCGGAGTGTTATGGGAGTGGTGGTACCAGTAATAGAATCAGAAATCACCAAAAGAACCATGGTAGAACGTGGTTACGGCTTCATGGATACTTCAGTTAAGTTAGATGAAGCTGCCAGGAAATTCGAAGAATCTCTACAACTTATCATTGAACTGGGAGAGATCGAAAAGACCATTATGTTACTGGCTGGTGAAATTGAATCTACCAAGCGGCGTGTGAATGCTCTGGAACATATTATCATTCCAAGGCTGGAGAACACCGTTAAGTACATTGAAATGCGCTTGGAAGAAATGGAAAGGGAAAACTTCGTCAGGTTGAAAATGATCAAAAAGACCATGGAAGAAGCTGAGGAGGCCCTTTAA
- a CDS encoding ATP synthase subunit B, with protein sequence MNANIKTREYTTVREVAGPLMIVEGVEGVAYNEIVDIETPNGDMRRGQVLEVKRDVAVVQVFEGTDDLNTATTKVRFTGETARIGVSLDMLGRIFGGTGNPIDGGPEIIPEKELDINGSPMNPSAREFPAEFIQTGISTIDGMNTLVRGQKLPIFSGSGLPHNELAAQIARQAKVLAEESEFAVIFAAMGITHEEANYFMRDFERTGALERVTVFMNLADDPAIERIITPRMALTTAEYFAFEHDMHVLVILTDMTNYAEALREISAARDEVPGRRGYPGYMYTDLSSLYERAGRITGKEGSITQMPILVMPQDDITHPIPDLTGYITEGQIVLSRDLHRKGIYPPVDVLPSLSRLMSGGIGEGQTREDHSGVSDQLYSAYAEGRDLRDLMAVVGEEALTERDRKFLAFADGFEGKFITQSRDEDRSIQETLDLGWELMSLLPEAELKRVRAEHIPKYHPDHK encoded by the coding sequence ATGAACGCCAATATCAAAACCAGAGAATATACCACAGTCAGAGAAGTGGCTGGTCCCCTCATGATTGTTGAAGGTGTTGAAGGTGTTGCCTACAATGAAATAGTGGACATAGAAACACCAAACGGTGACATGAGAAGAGGACAGGTTCTGGAAGTAAAAAGAGATGTTGCTGTGGTTCAGGTTTTCGAAGGAACCGACGACCTCAACACCGCCACCACCAAAGTACGGTTCACAGGAGAAACCGCTCGTATAGGAGTTTCACTAGACATGCTCGGACGAATATTCGGCGGTACTGGAAACCCCATTGACGGCGGACCTGAAATCATTCCTGAAAAGGAACTAGACATCAACGGAAGCCCTATGAACCCATCTGCTAGGGAATTCCCAGCAGAATTCATCCAGACAGGTATATCAACCATAGATGGAATGAACACCCTGGTACGTGGACAGAAATTACCTATCTTCTCTGGATCAGGTTTACCACACAACGAACTGGCTGCCCAGATAGCAAGACAGGCTAAGGTGTTAGCCGAAGAATCAGAGTTTGCAGTTATATTTGCAGCCATGGGTATTACCCACGAAGAAGCAAACTACTTCATGCGTGACTTTGAACGAACCGGAGCACTAGAACGGGTTACCGTGTTCATGAACCTGGCTGACGACCCTGCAATTGAAAGGATCATCACCCCCCGTATGGCATTAACCACCGCAGAATACTTCGCCTTCGAACATGACATGCACGTGCTGGTTATACTAACTGATATGACCAACTATGCAGAAGCTTTGAGGGAAATTTCAGCTGCTCGTGACGAAGTACCTGGACGTAGGGGTTACCCTGGTTACATGTACACTGACCTTTCCAGTTTATATGAAAGGGCAGGACGTATAACTGGTAAAGAGGGTTCCATCACCCAGATGCCTATTCTGGTGATGCCTCAGGACGATATCACTCACCCTATTCCAGATTTAACCGGTTACATCACTGAAGGACAGATCGTTTTAAGCAGGGACCTGCACCGTAAAGGTATTTATCCACCAGTAGATGTGCTGCCATCCCTATCTCGACTTATGAGTGGGGGAATTGGTGAAGGACAGACCCGTGAAGATCACAGTGGTGTGTCTGACCAGCTTTACTCAGCATATGCTGAAGGACGTGACCTCAGAGACCTGATGGCTGTGGTCGGTGAAGAAGCTCTTACCGAGCGTGACCGTAAATTCCTGGCATTTGCCGATGGTTTTGAAGGTAAATTCATCACCCAGAGCAGGGACGAAGACAGGTCAATCCAGGAAACCCTGGACCTTGGTTGGGAGTTAATGAGCTTACTACCCGAAGCAGAGCTTAAGAGGGTACGGGCAGAACACATTCCCAAGTATCACCCTGACCACAAATAA
- a CDS encoding ATP synthase subunit A, which yields MTAEGKIIKIAGPVITAEGMRGTQMHEMVKVGEDKLIGEIIELEGDTATIQVYEETAGMKPGEVVESTGGALSVELGPGIIGSIFDGIQRPLETIKLAVGDYIERGVDVPSLPKDKKWTFKPTATAGSEVKGGDILGEVQETSAVVQKIMVPPRVSGTLKSIVGEGQYTVIDDIAEVETPKGPVKVQMMQKWPVRVGRPYKDKLDPDIPLVTGQRAQDTFFPVAKGGTAAIPGPFGSGKTVTQQQLAKWADADIIVYVGCGERGNEMTEVLKEFPELEDPKTGKPLMDRTVLIANTSNMPVAAREACVYTGITIAEYFRDQGYDVALMADSTSRWAEAMREISGRLEEMPGEEGYPAYLASRLAQFYERAGRVNTVGTESKVASVSVVGAVSPPGGDLSEPVTQNTLRICKVFWALDASLADKRHFPSIDWLQSYSLYVDSVENWWETTVGADWRATRDQAMALLQKESELQEIVQLVGPDALPDRERITLESTRMIREDFLQQNAYHEVDTYCSPTKQYQLLKTIILFQEKATAALERGAAAADLTDLPVKEDIGRMKFIPEEEFDAQIKEIQDKIVKQTSEV from the coding sequence ATGACTGCCGAAGGAAAGATAATAAAGATAGCGGGTCCTGTTATTACCGCAGAAGGTATGAGAGGGACCCAGATGCATGAGATGGTAAAAGTAGGTGAAGACAAGCTCATCGGTGAAATCATCGAACTTGAAGGCGACACTGCAACCATCCAGGTTTACGAAGAAACAGCCGGTATGAAACCCGGAGAAGTAGTGGAAAGTACAGGTGGAGCATTATCCGTGGAATTAGGACCTGGAATTATCGGTTCCATATTTGACGGTATACAGAGGCCCCTGGAAACCATTAAACTTGCTGTTGGAGATTACATTGAAAGGGGTGTGGATGTACCATCACTACCTAAAGATAAAAAATGGACCTTCAAACCAACTGCCACTGCAGGCAGCGAAGTTAAAGGTGGAGACATCCTGGGTGAAGTGCAGGAAACCTCTGCAGTAGTCCAGAAAATAATGGTCCCTCCAAGAGTCAGCGGTACCCTCAAGAGTATTGTTGGTGAAGGCCAGTACACAGTGATAGATGACATCGCAGAAGTGGAAACCCCTAAAGGCCCAGTTAAAGTGCAAATGATGCAAAAATGGCCAGTCAGGGTTGGTCGGCCTTACAAAGACAAACTGGACCCGGACATACCACTGGTAACCGGTCAAAGAGCACAGGATACCTTTTTCCCTGTGGCTAAAGGTGGAACCGCAGCTATACCAGGACCTTTTGGATCAGGTAAAACCGTTACCCAGCAGCAGCTGGCTAAATGGGCCGACGCAGACATAATCGTCTATGTAGGATGCGGTGAAAGGGGAAACGAGATGACTGAGGTTCTAAAAGAATTCCCAGAACTCGAAGACCCAAAAACAGGTAAACCATTAATGGACCGAACCGTTCTTATTGCTAACACATCCAACATGCCAGTGGCAGCAAGGGAAGCCTGTGTGTACACCGGTATAACCATAGCCGAGTACTTCCGTGACCAGGGCTACGATGTGGCTCTAATGGCAGACTCCACCTCCAGGTGGGCAGAGGCCATGAGGGAGATCTCCGGACGACTGGAAGAAATGCCTGGTGAAGAAGGATACCCAGCATACCTGGCATCACGTCTGGCACAGTTCTACGAACGAGCAGGACGAGTTAACACCGTGGGAACTGAAAGCAAAGTCGCATCAGTAAGTGTGGTCGGTGCTGTATCACCACCTGGCGGAGATTTATCAGAACCCGTTACACAAAACACATTACGTATATGTAAAGTGTTCTGGGCACTGGATGCATCCTTAGCAGATAAACGTCACTTCCCATCCATAGACTGGCTGCAGAGCTACTCATTATACGTGGACAGTGTGGAAAACTGGTGGGAAACCACTGTGGGTGCAGACTGGAGGGCAACCAGGGACCAAGCCATGGCATTACTCCAGAAAGAATCAGAACTTCAGGAAATTGTGCAACTGGTGGGACCTGATGCCTTACCTGACAGGGAAAGGATCACCCTGGAAAGTACCCGCATGATACGGGAAGATTTCCTGCAGCAGAACGCATACCACGAAGTGGACACATATTGTTCCCCAACCAAACAGTACCAGTTACTAAAAACTATTATCCTATTCCAGGAAAAGGCCACTGCCGCCCTGGAACGTGGAGCAGCAGCAGCTGATCTGACTGATTTACCAGTCAAAGAAGACATCGGAAGGATGAAGTTCATCCCAGAAGAAGAATTTGACGCACAGATCAAAGAAATCCAGGATAAAATAGTTAAACAGACGAGTGAGGTGTGA
- a CDS encoding V-type ATP synthase subunit F, which produces MSSKIAVMADPDTVTGFMLGGIKDGFPVIDMDEAGVKLKELTKEYSIIITTEKIGDNFREMIDKISSANALPMIIEIPDKKGSVDRESDPIRELIKRVIGVEMVE; this is translated from the coding sequence ATGAGTTCAAAAATAGCAGTAATGGCAGATCCTGATACAGTAACCGGTTTCATGCTGGGAGGTATTAAAGATGGATTTCCAGTCATTGACATGGATGAAGCAGGAGTTAAGCTGAAGGAACTGACCAAGGAGTACTCCATTATTATAACCACTGAAAAAATAGGCGATAATTTCAGAGAAATGATAGATAAAATAAGTAGTGCAAATGCACTGCCTATGATAATTGAAATTCCAGATAAAAAAGGCTCAGTAGATCGGGAATCAGACCCAATCAGAGAGCTTATAAAACGAGTAATCGGGGTTGAGATGGTAGAATGA
- a CDS encoding V-type ATP synthase subunit C: MAEDITSLVTGLGFPSIEAFLAVMVLIIAVFGVIVVISTIRPVLSMFPYTYPNARVRARIGRIFNDKQFQEMIEATNIEEVKNYLRGYPDYAKYIDQYPLEKALDTQLAENYDLVARITPENSREAFKFLLKKWDIQNIKSIIIAKKAGLNHEETLDLVIPFGELSDKLDALVDAEDVNEVLSALEGTEYTPILEDVIPTYQETGMLLPLEASLDKYLLENLLRTVTTPEDDNTAYLKTYVGNMVDGTNLKIILRAKVDGLKFEDIEPYMISDGYQIREWKLKDLMEAEDVAGVVSGLEGTEYAPLLAESMATYNETGSIGAFETALDNHVVETAKKISLKNQFGIGPMIGFLSRKEKEIKNLKIIARGKREEGYTPAMIKEMLV, encoded by the coding sequence ATGGCAGAGGACATTACTTCATTAGTCACTGGACTGGGATTCCCCTCTATTGAGGCATTTCTAGCGGTTATGGTTCTTATCATAGCCGTTTTCGGAGTAATTGTAGTTATATCAACCATCAGACCCGTTCTGAGCATGTTTCCCTACACTTATCCCAATGCACGTGTAAGGGCTAGAATAGGGAGAATATTCAATGATAAGCAGTTTCAAGAGATGATTGAAGCCACAAACATTGAAGAAGTGAAAAACTATCTCCGAGGATACCCAGATTACGCAAAATACATTGATCAGTACCCCCTGGAAAAGGCCCTGGACACCCAGCTTGCCGAAAACTACGATTTAGTAGCCAGGATAACCCCTGAAAACAGCAGAGAAGCTTTCAAGTTTCTCCTAAAAAAATGGGACATCCAAAACATTAAAAGTATAATAATCGCTAAAAAAGCAGGGTTAAACCACGAAGAAACCCTTGATCTGGTGATTCCATTCGGTGAACTCTCAGACAAACTGGACGCACTTGTAGACGCTGAAGATGTTAATGAAGTGTTAAGCGCCCTGGAAGGAACAGAATACACTCCCATCCTGGAAGATGTCATTCCCACCTACCAGGAAACAGGAATGCTGTTACCACTGGAAGCTTCTCTGGACAAGTATCTCCTGGAAAACCTCCTTCGAACTGTAACCACCCCTGAAGATGACAATACAGCCTACTTAAAAACTTACGTAGGAAACATGGTGGATGGAACCAACCTAAAAATCATCTTAAGGGCCAAGGTGGATGGATTAAAATTCGAGGATATTGAACCCTACATGATCAGTGATGGTTACCAGATAAGGGAATGGAAGCTAAAAGATCTCATGGAAGCAGAAGATGTTGCAGGTGTGGTGAGTGGTCTGGAAGGAACAGAATACGCTCCATTATTAGCAGAATCCATGGCCACCTACAACGAAACAGGCTCCATTGGAGCATTTGAAACTGCACTGGATAACCACGTAGTTGAAACCGCGAAAAAGATCTCTTTAAAGAATCAGTTTGGAATCGGACCGATGATTGGCTTCTTAAGCAGAAAGGAAAAAGAAATCAAAAACCTGAAAATCATTGCCCGTGGTAAACGCGAAGAAGGATACACCCCTGCTATGATCAAGGAGATGTTAGTATGA
- a CDS encoding V-type ATP synthase subunit E yields the protein MSAGTDKIVSSIMSDAQIKAESILAEAEKENESILSEGQVKAAAEKEKILENAKKTAQMRYQQIISEAKMNSRRMELEAREEVIEDAFAKAEENLKEIASSDAAEYKASLEKVITEAGTEIGGGDLIVHVKQSDVAKIKGNLPTIEKSISDQTGTPTKLEMGADINTIGGAILKTKNGEIEVNNTIESRMLRFKKSLRSEVAGILFK from the coding sequence ATGAGCGCCGGGACAGATAAGATAGTCTCAAGTATAATGTCTGATGCCCAGATAAAAGCAGAATCCATATTAGCGGAAGCTGAAAAGGAAAATGAATCCATTCTCTCTGAAGGCCAAGTTAAAGCAGCAGCTGAAAAAGAGAAAATCTTAGAAAATGCTAAAAAAACAGCACAAATGAGGTATCAGCAGATTATCTCAGAAGCTAAGATGAACTCCCGGAGAATGGAACTTGAGGCTCGAGAAGAAGTAATAGAAGATGCTTTTGCTAAAGCTGAAGAAAATCTCAAGGAAATAGCTTCCTCAGATGCAGCCGAATACAAAGCATCTCTTGAAAAAGTAATCACAGAAGCTGGTACAGAAATAGGTGGTGGTGACCTCATAGTCCACGTTAAACAGAGCGATGTGGCTAAAATAAAAGGTAACTTACCTACTATTGAAAAAAGTATCAGCGACCAAACAGGTACCCCCACTAAACTGGAGATGGGAGCAGACATCAACACCATTGGAGGAGCTATCCTAAAAACCAAAAATGGTGAAATAGAAGTTAACAACACCATCGAATCAAGGATGTTAAGATTCAAAAAATCTCTAAGATCTGAAGTAGCAGGGATACTGTTCAAATAA
- a CDS encoding ATP synthase subunit K (produces ATP from ADP in the presence of a proton gradient across the membrane; the K subunit is a nonenzymatic component which binds the dimeric form by interacting with the G and E subunits): MVEVALGTALACIGAGLAVGFAGLGSGLGQGIAAAGSVGAVAEDEDMFARGIIFTALPETQAIYGFLIAILLMVFTIMANKALAPSLGLVAIGAGAAIGFAGLGSGMGQGITASSAVGAVVENEDMFARGIIFTALSETQAIYGFLIAILLMVFGGILG; encoded by the coding sequence ATGGTAGAAGTCGCTTTAGGAACAGCATTAGCATGCATAGGCGCTGGATTAGCAGTCGGTTTTGCAGGATTAGGATCAGGTTTAGGACAGGGAATAGCAGCAGCAGGAAGTGTGGGTGCGGTGGCCGAAGATGAAGACATGTTCGCCAGAGGTATCATCTTCACAGCACTGCCTGAAACTCAGGCTATTTATGGTTTCCTGATTGCTATATTGCTCATGGTATTCACAATTATGGCTAATAAAGCACTGGCTCCTTCCCTAGGTCTGGTAGCAATAGGTGCAGGAGCAGCAATAGGATTTGCTGGTCTTGGTTCTGGTATGGGTCAGGGTATAACCGCATCCTCAGCAGTAGGAGCAGTAGTTGAAAACGAAGACATGTTCGCCAGAGGTATCATCTTCACAGCACTATCCGAGACCCAGGCTATTTACGGTTTCCTGATTGCTATACTCCTCATGGTATTCGGCGGAATTCTGGGATGA
- a CDS encoding V-type ATP synthase subunit I produces MFKPARMKKLRIITLDKYADSAVNSLHEAALVQIEDISERIQQDAEWGQILKPSSASPFTGKISSLLMKTSGTADFLKSMARKEKGILPLVKGFINPPPIEKVEVEALSVQELIQKAEKILGEVEAQTKPKEEKINQLDSRKTELENAVKVAENLSNFDVDLGLLEESNYVSFISGKISTESNDEFKGNLKDFNDEIVVFDQESKIKGFKTLVVVTLQKNADEVLSQLRKLEFERFEFSGLSGKPDEIIQKSESELESVAREKDSILNELADISAEWFEKLRALKEELEIEKQRSEVFSSFGETEKTVMFEGWVPEKKLKKALLTIDTSTEGHSIVDVTDPDVEKDNIPIQLDNPRFAKPYEMFVHMYSPPNYREIDPTVMMAIIFPFFFGFCLTESGYGIADALIGYIIFRGLGRNSKTMANLGLIMVACGVWAVIMGLVTNSFIGDFIPRFIWGNSALALPTTIPSINSFVHPENILIIALIVGVLHLNMGLIFGTYNNLVRGDVKEALGAQIVWFVLEAGVILLAVGYLLGFGILLYSGVGILILSIIMLVYFNGFFGIMDLSGFLGNVLSYARLLALCLSTGGIAMTVNILSGICAEMIPVIGIIIAPIVFIGGQIANGAFQTLGAFINSLRLHYVEFFAQFYIGGSQKFKAFRAKRKFTEIGGK; encoded by the coding sequence ATGTTCAAACCGGCAAGGATGAAAAAGCTCAGGATAATCACCCTGGACAAATACGCTGATTCAGCAGTGAATTCACTACACGAAGCAGCACTGGTCCAGATTGAAGATATATCCGAGCGCATACAACAGGACGCGGAATGGGGACAGATCCTGAAACCATCCAGCGCCTCTCCTTTTACCGGTAAAATTTCTTCCCTTTTAATGAAAACCTCAGGGACTGCTGATTTTCTAAAGTCAATGGCCCGAAAGGAGAAGGGAATTTTACCCCTGGTGAAGGGTTTCATAAACCCCCCTCCCATTGAAAAAGTAGAAGTAGAAGCTCTTAGTGTTCAGGAACTTATCCAGAAAGCAGAAAAAATTCTGGGAGAAGTTGAAGCCCAGACAAAACCCAAAGAAGAAAAGATCAACCAGTTAGATTCCAGGAAAACTGAACTTGAAAATGCAGTTAAAGTTGCAGAAAATCTTTCCAATTTTGATGTTGACCTCGGTCTTCTTGAAGAATCAAATTACGTTTCTTTCATTTCTGGTAAAATATCCACAGAATCCAATGATGAATTCAAAGGAAATCTGAAGGACTTTAATGATGAAATTGTTGTTTTTGACCAGGAAAGTAAAATAAAAGGATTTAAAACTCTGGTTGTAGTAACTCTGCAAAAAAATGCCGACGAAGTTTTAAGTCAGTTGCGTAAACTGGAATTTGAAAGATTCGAATTTTCCGGCCTCTCAGGCAAACCAGATGAAATAATCCAGAAATCAGAATCTGAACTGGAATCTGTAGCCCGTGAAAAGGATTCTATCTTAAATGAACTGGCAGATATATCTGCTGAATGGTTCGAGAAACTCAGAGCTCTTAAAGAAGAGTTAGAGATAGAAAAACAACGCAGTGAAGTATTTTCTTCATTTGGTGAAACTGAAAAAACAGTTATGTTTGAGGGATGGGTCCCTGAGAAAAAACTCAAAAAGGCTCTTTTAACCATTGATACGTCAACTGAAGGTCATTCCATTGTAGATGTAACTGACCCCGACGTGGAAAAAGATAACATTCCCATTCAGCTTGATAACCCCAGATTCGCCAAACCATATGAAATGTTTGTGCACATGTATTCTCCCCCAAATTACAGGGAGATCGACCCCACAGTCATGATGGCTATAATATTCCCATTTTTCTTCGGTTTCTGTTTAACCGAATCAGGTTACGGTATAGCTGATGCCCTTATAGGTTACATCATATTCCGTGGACTGGGAAGAAACAGTAAAACCATGGCCAACCTTGGTCTGATCATGGTTGCCTGTGGAGTATGGGCCGTGATCATGGGATTAGTCACTAACAGTTTCATAGGAGACTTTATACCCAGATTTATTTGGGGAAATTCAGCATTAGCTCTTCCAACCACCATACCATCCATAAACTCCTTCGTTCACCCTGAAAACATCCTCATAATCGCTTTGATTGTAGGTGTTCTGCACTTAAACATGGGTTTAATATTCGGAACATACAACAACTTAGTCCGTGGAGATGTTAAGGAAGCATTAGGAGCTCAAATAGTGTGGTTTGTCCTGGAAGCAGGTGTAATATTACTGGCAGTAGGATATCTTTTAGGATTCGGAATACTTCTGTACTCTGGAGTAGGCATCCTTATTTTAAGCATAATCATGCTGGTTTACTTCAATGGATTTTTCGGAATTATGGATCTGTCAGGTTTCCTGGGAAACGTTCTTTCATACGCCAGGCTCCTGGCATTATGTCTTTCCACCGGTGGAATCGCAATGACAGTTAACATATTATCTGGAATTTGTGCTGAAATGATCCCGGTGATTGGAATAATAATTGCACCAATAGTATTTATTGGCGGGCAGATTGCAAACGGTGCCTTCCAGACCCTGGGTGCCTTTATAAATTCATTACGTTTGCATTATGTTGAGTTTTTCGCTCAGTTTTACATAGGTGGAAGTCAAAAATTCAAGGCTTTCCGTGCCAAAAGAAAGTTTACTGAAATAGGAGGAAAATAA